The following proteins are encoded in a genomic region of Triticum dicoccoides isolate Atlit2015 ecotype Zavitan chromosome 1B, WEW_v2.0, whole genome shotgun sequence:
- the LOC119349962 gene encoding heterodimeric geranylgeranyl pyrophosphate synthase large subunit 1, chloroplastic-like: MRTEASHFVDMPMEASNAKVVCIDPSKGLPMLYEASCSVAHLVHHIYIDPDKHTARVVRAIGELARCIGSEGLVAGQVVDLEITGSTKTVPLDRLEYIHLHKTAALIEASVVIGAIIGGGSDDHIERLRKYARSIGLLFQVIDDILDVTKSSEELGKTSGKDSASDKTAYPKLLGLEKSREFAENLLRDAKEQIAVFDQDKAAPLLSLANYIAYRQN, translated from the exons ATGCGAACGGAAGCATCACACTTCGTTGATATGCCGATGGAGGCCAGCAATGCCAAGGTGGTCTGCATTGATCCTTCTAAGGGGTTGCCCATGCTCTATGAGGCTAGCTGTTCAG TGGCCCACCTTGTACATCACATATACATCGATCCCGACAAGCACACCGCTCGTGTTGTCCGCGCCATTGGTGAGCTTGCACGCTGCATCGGATCAGAGGGCCTCGTCGCCGGCCAG GTTGTTGATCTGGAGATAACCGGCTCAACTAAGACCGTACCTCTTGACCGCCTTGAGTACATCCATCTCCACAAGACTGCTGCATTGATCGAGGCCTCAGTGGTTATTGGTGCAATCATTGGAGGTGGCTCGGATGACCACATTGAGAGGTTGAGGAAGTATGCGAGATCAATTGGGTTGCTGTTCCAGGTGATTGATGACATACTTGATGTGACCAAGTCATCTGAGGAGCTAGGGAAGACATCAGGGAAGGATTCGGCGAGTGACAAGACGGCATACCCAAAGTTACTAGGGTTGGAGAAATCACGGGAGTTTGCAGAAAATTTGCTCCGTGATGCAAAGGAGCAAATTGCTGTTTTCGACCAAGACAAGGCAGCACCACTGTTGTCTTTGGCCAATTATATTGCCTATCGGCAGAACTAA